From the genome of Rhizobium leguminosarum, one region includes:
- a CDS encoding NAD-dependent epimerase/dehydratase family protein, translated as MSDHSKGPQSRCVVIGTGQIGTFAVRSFTHAGWSVTAADLAPNTSYVRRFGRTDCPIQSVDVTDAAMVRALFDHVGACDTVVFAAGLTGQRTQADPSLATDILLKGTESIATAMRAKGIPRLVGVSSLAVYAAGQTSFESLREVEKPTGHVGVYGSVIRRMEAAMIALEGLSVGIARAAGVYGPNRYGHGSQSSQLVERLLYGAALKQPISLRGHWQDRDDFIYARDLGDALEKLARPGYPEGCEIINVGTGMTTCLRELIEAVEQSIGRVNVNLIAPDPSRAPLARPPLDTEWMLKRIGPPKFTLNEALRDFAREVDLLTAQEVRPYAKQS; from the coding sequence ATGAGTGATCACTCCAAAGGGCCACAATCGCGGTGCGTTGTCATTGGCACCGGACAGATCGGCACCTTCGCGGTACGCAGTTTTACGCACGCAGGCTGGTCCGTCACCGCCGCTGATCTCGCCCCCAACACCAGCTATGTACGAAGGTTCGGGCGCACGGATTGCCCCATCCAAAGTGTGGACGTCACCGATGCGGCGATGGTTCGGGCTCTTTTCGATCATGTCGGCGCGTGTGATACCGTGGTCTTCGCCGCCGGCTTGACGGGACAGCGAACCCAGGCAGATCCCTCTCTGGCGACCGATATCCTCTTGAAAGGAACCGAATCCATAGCGACAGCAATGCGCGCAAAGGGTATTCCCAGGCTCGTCGGCGTTAGCAGTCTTGCCGTTTATGCTGCCGGTCAGACCTCTTTCGAGTCGCTGCGCGAAGTCGAAAAGCCGACCGGCCATGTCGGCGTCTATGGCTCCGTCATTCGACGCATGGAGGCCGCGATGATCGCGTTGGAGGGACTGTCGGTCGGTATCGCGAGGGCAGCCGGAGTTTACGGCCCCAACCGTTATGGACATGGCAGCCAGTCGTCTCAGTTGGTCGAACGGCTCCTTTACGGCGCCGCCTTGAAACAACCGATAAGCCTTCGGGGTCACTGGCAGGACCGTGACGATTTCATCTATGCGCGCGACCTGGGGGACGCCCTCGAAAAGCTTGCAAGACCCGGTTATCCCGAGGGTTGCGAAATCATCAATGTCGGGACCGGCATGACGACCTGCTTGAGAGAACTGATAGAAGCGGTTGAGCAGTCCATCGGACGGGTCAATGTCAATCTTATCGCTCCTGATCCGTCACGTGCCCCCTTGGCTCGGCCGCCTTTGGACACTGAGTGGATGCTCAAGCGCATCGGCCCCCCGAAATTTACGCTCAACGAAGCCCTGCGCGACTTCGCACGTGAGGTTGATCTCTTAACCGCACAGGAGGTGCGACCATATGCAAAGCAATCCTAA
- a CDS encoding histidine decarboxylase, pyruvoyl type, which translates to MSSIARYDGEYDPAVVVSGAIGPYAAVCGGTVGNGASGNGYVTGLKLAVGITSAAGLDEGKCRIVSGDRCRVAGTYIGQTNFLIATSYTGLDGVIWGLDVVAEPAINNTVPQPLFLQNQPDGPPIPVLPIEPLLQASRQLLGTRESRDGHVQEQRFPPLPGLQLVAAYKSGADYGPGWIWSALALAVLVDRSTGSSLFNEDGGMFGDAQTKETDVRSFLQQTLHCVGNSIVACGQNHNVRYGRIFAGAKALYVPEGYYGCAIACGPYLTLAQRAVPPGWSAARLAKADRPKWETALGLVPLARSPPVYLPPGEVIPGGIRITSLGCAPDA; encoded by the coding sequence ATGTCGTCCATCGCAAGATATGACGGTGAATATGATCCCGCCGTGGTCGTCAGCGGTGCGATCGGTCCCTATGCTGCCGTTTGTGGAGGGACAGTCGGAAACGGCGCGTCCGGAAACGGCTACGTGACGGGGTTGAAACTCGCTGTGGGAATTACGTCTGCGGCTGGGCTGGATGAGGGCAAATGTAGGATCGTGTCGGGGGACAGATGCCGCGTTGCCGGCACCTATATCGGTCAAACAAATTTTTTGATCGCGACCTCCTACACTGGACTCGATGGCGTTATCTGGGGCCTCGATGTCGTCGCCGAACCCGCCATAAACAATACTGTTCCACAGCCATTATTTTTGCAAAATCAGCCGGACGGCCCGCCAATTCCAGTCCTACCGATTGAACCGTTGCTGCAAGCCAGCCGTCAACTCCTCGGTACGCGTGAATCCCGAGATGGCCATGTGCAGGAACAGCGCTTTCCACCACTTCCAGGATTGCAGCTGGTCGCAGCCTACAAATCCGGGGCGGATTATGGGCCGGGTTGGATCTGGTCGGCATTAGCATTGGCGGTCCTGGTCGACCGGAGCACTGGCTCGAGTCTCTTCAACGAAGATGGGGGCATGTTTGGAGATGCACAAACCAAGGAAACCGACGTGCGGTCTTTCCTGCAGCAAACCTTGCATTGCGTCGGCAACAGCATCGTTGCGTGCGGCCAGAACCACAACGTGCGCTATGGCCGGATCTTCGCCGGGGCAAAGGCACTCTATGTCCCCGAGGGCTATTATGGCTGCGCGATCGCTTGTGGCCCGTACCTGACGTTGGCGCAGCGAGCAGTCCCCCCTGGATGGTCAGCGGCGCGTCTTGCCAAGGCAGACAGGCCGAAATGGGAGACAGCGCTTGGACTTGTTCCGTTGGCTCGCTCGCCGCCGGTTTATCTGCCACCAGGAGAGGTCATTCCTGGGGGAATAAGGATTACGTCGCTGGGGTGCGCGCCAGACGCCTGA
- a CDS encoding IS3 family transposase (programmed frameshift), with the protein MQRRIFSREYKLEAVKLVRERGVAVAQAARDLDVHENVLRKWVREYGDDPSQSFPGKGQMKPEQLEIERLRREVAKLKAERDIPKKGRSLLCQGRDMKFAFVAKHRSIWPVAWLCEALGVSRSGFHAWFNRSPSEHARHDEVLLERIKQSFQSSDRTYGARRVWHDVLEEGLSCGLHRIERLMRLNALRARPRRRGLPKDAGDRAVIMPNVLDRQFVADRPNQKWVADFTYIWTAEGWLYVAAVIDLFSRRVVGWSMNANMTAQLVTDALIMAIWRRGKPDALLHHSDQGSQYTSEQFQRLMGDHGITCSMSRSGNVWDNAAMESFFSSLKTERTARKVYRTRNDARADVFDYIERFYNPKRRHSTLGYLSPNDFETKVGLA; encoded by the exons ATGCAAAGACGAATATTCAGCCGCGAGTACAAGCTTGAGGCGGTGAAGCTGGTCAGGGAGCGTGGGGTTGCCGTTGCGCAGGCTGCCCGTGATCTTGATGTCCACGAGAATGTGTTGCGCAAATGGGTTCGGGAATACGGCGACGATCCCAGCCAATCCTTTCCTGGAAAAGGGCAAATGAAGCCGGAGCAGCTTGAGATCGAGCGGCTCCGTCGTGAAGTCGCAAAGCTGAAGGCAGAGCGCGATATCC CTAAAAAAGGCCGCAGCCTACTTTGCCAGGGACGCGATATGAAGTTCGCGTTCGTTGCAAAGCACCGCTCGATCTGGCCGGTGGCATGGCTCTGTGAAGCGCTGGGAGTTTCTCGTTCAGGTTTCCACGCCTGGTTCAATCGTTCTCCGAGCGAACATGCACGCCATGACGAGGTCCTGCTGGAAAGGATCAAGCAGAGTTTCCAGTCCAGCGACCGCACCTATGGTGCCCGACGGGTCTGGCACGATGTGCTGGAGGAAGGGTTATCCTGTGGCCTCCATCGTATTGAGCGGCTGATGCGCTTGAATGCGCTCAGGGCAAGACCGAGGCGGCGTGGCTTGCCAAAGGATGCCGGTGACCGTGCCGTCATCATGCCTAACGTGCTGGACCGCCAGTTCGTGGCAGACCGTCCGAACCAGAAATGGGTGGCTGACTTCACCTATATCTGGACCGCGGAAGGCTGGCTGTATGTCGCAGCCGTCATCGACCTGTTCTCACGCCGTGTCGTCGGCTGGTCGATGAATGCCAACATGACAGCCCAACTCGTCACAGATGCGCTGATCATGGCGATATGGCGTCGAGGAAAACCAGATGCTCTGCTGCATCACTCCGACCAGGGCAGCCAATATACCAGCGAGCAGTTCCAGCGCCTCATGGGAGATCACGGCATCACCTGCTCGATGAGCCGCTCTGGAAATGTCTGGGACAACGCTGCAATGGAGAGCTTCTTCTCCTCACTGAAAACGGAGAGAACGGCACGGAAGGTTTATCGCACGAGGAATGACGCCAGAGCCGATGTGTTCGATTACATCGAGCGCTTCTACAACCCGAAGCGTCGCCACTCGACACTGGGCTATCTCAGCCCCAATGACTTTGAAACAAAGGTGGGATTAGCTTAA
- a CDS encoding ISNCY family transposase has protein sequence MRKVSMATRVELVAAISCRYVLGGRAEKARMLDEFVALTGFHRKHAMRLLRGEREPAKGGPRPGRRVYGDDVRAALVVVWEASDRICGKRLHPLLPTLIEAMERHGHGDMNSETRRQLLTMSPATIDRVLKEIKASATGPRRRKGSTAIRRSVPVRTFSDWDDPAPGFVEADLVSHSGPYARGAFSQTLVLTDIATGWTECAPLLVREQTVLITALTELRKLLPFPLLGFDTDNDSVFMNESVHEYCLRDNIELTRCRPYRKNDQAFVEQKNGAIVRKIVGYRRFEGLRATRELAKLYSSMRLFVNFFQPSFKLKEKHRDGAKVIKRYHRPATPYQRLLDDARTPEDTCLRLKAMYLTLDPVRLLRDIRLAQERLVEIADKPDGPPATDGEALPLEDFLSGLRIAWRGGEVKPTARSKPAAKRERRRPDPLLAVTAELEDWFEAEPWRTSRELLERLQVKYPGVYPDGLIRTVQRRMKIWRSTQANALVFGPFADAARQTQNVEVVQ, from the coding sequence ATGAGGAAGGTAAGCATGGCGACACGTGTGGAATTGGTGGCGGCGATCAGTTGTCGCTATGTGTTAGGCGGGCGGGCCGAGAAGGCGAGGATGTTGGACGAGTTCGTGGCGCTCACGGGCTTTCATCGCAAGCATGCGATGCGACTGCTGCGAGGAGAACGCGAACCGGCGAAGGGTGGTCCTCGGCCAGGGCGCCGGGTTTACGGCGATGACGTGCGGGCGGCGCTCGTCGTTGTTTGGGAGGCGTCGGATCGAATTTGCGGCAAGCGACTACACCCCCTGTTGCCAACACTGATCGAAGCGATGGAACGTCATGGACATGGCGATATGAATAGCGAGACGCGCCGGCAACTCTTGACGATGAGCCCAGCGACGATTGATCGAGTCCTCAAGGAGATTAAAGCGAGCGCCACGGGTCCGCGGCGCCGGAAAGGATCAACGGCGATTCGGCGTAGTGTTCCCGTTCGAACGTTCTCGGATTGGGATGACCCCGCACCCGGCTTTGTCGAGGCTGATCTCGTTTCTCATTCCGGCCCGTACGCGAGAGGTGCCTTCTCGCAAACGCTGGTGTTGACCGATATAGCCACGGGCTGGACGGAATGCGCGCCGCTGCTGGTTCGCGAGCAAACGGTACTGATCACTGCGTTGACCGAACTGCGCAAGTTGCTGCCGTTCCCGCTGCTGGGCTTCGACACCGACAACGACAGTGTGTTCATGAACGAGAGCGTTCATGAGTATTGCTTGCGAGATAATATCGAACTCACCCGTTGCCGCCCCTACCGAAAGAACGACCAGGCATTTGTCGAGCAGAAGAATGGCGCGATCGTGCGCAAGATCGTTGGATACCGACGCTTCGAGGGGCTGCGAGCCACCCGGGAGCTGGCCAAGCTTTATTCCTCAATGCGGTTGTTCGTGAATTTCTTTCAGCCATCATTCAAGCTGAAAGAAAAGCACCGTGACGGAGCCAAGGTGATCAAGCGCTATCATCGTCCCGCCACGCCTTATCAGCGGCTGCTTGACGACGCACGCACGCCGGAGGATACATGCCTTCGGCTCAAGGCGATGTACCTGACGCTCGATCCGGTTCGGCTGCTCCGCGACATACGGCTGGCACAAGAGAGATTGGTCGAAATTGCTGACAAGCCTGATGGTCCGCCTGCCACCGACGGCGAGGCATTACCGCTCGAAGACTTTCTGTCTGGCTTACGGATTGCTTGGCGTGGTGGTGAAGTGAAACCGACTGCCCGCTCCAAGCCAGCGGCCAAGCGAGAGCGGCGGAGGCCCGATCCTCTACTCGCCGTCACTGCCGAACTCGAGGATTGGTTCGAGGCGGAGCCTTGGCGAACTTCGCGAGAGTTGCTTGAACGCTTGCAGGTCAAATACCCCGGCGTGTATCCCGACGGCCTCATTCGGACCGTGCAGCGTCGAATGAAGATCTGGCGCAGTACACAGGCCAATGCGCTGGTGTTCGGGCCATTCGCCGATGCCGCGCGGCAGACGCAAAACGTAGAGGTCGTGCAGTGA
- a CDS encoding recombinase family protein, whose translation MKSELVKPTHLARRAVVYVRQSTPHQVISNQESLRLQYALRERARELGWHEADIDVIDADLGISGASTTGRNGFKELVGRVGLSEIGLILSIDVTRLARNCSDWYPLLDICGLRGCLIADRDGVYDPGSANGRLLLGLKGTISELELHTIRSRLTAGLLAKAERGELALMLPVGLVRDASGVVVKDPDLGVQERLELVFRTFLKFRTVAKVMRVLNDRDLPLPRRDRFGELRWARATVSAVARILKNPAYAGAFVYGRTRFRAAGRDGGSEAKTPKDIKDWRIIVKDRYPHYIDWSTYEKIRDIVRDNRAEYMRAKTRGAPRDGELLLHGIAWCGRCGYKMYVRYKGGGEYACNHLHSHSGLPDCQRVRAAQIDAAVADAFLAALAPGELDALARARQAQQQVNKALRAGAERELERKRYAAALAERQFNRVDPDNRLVASELERRWEAALSELRAAEDAVAQRASTEPAKRSGFSKDLNNKVVALFDSLPQIWANDATTDAHRKALLRCLVEKVVLDRGERDVALARIVWRGGAVTDLHVKMKVNSVAKLTRGEELRARLLELALTGVPDDQIAEILTREGHHSPNCEDKVLPITVQRLRLAAGIKAKAQRNRWTHEPTLLSAVQLAARLDIPVNWIYVQIRRKRLLIDQQSTGAYLFQNSPAIVNAVRDLRNRTINHLDLRIIQPHQEGHQNA comes from the coding sequence ATGAAGTCCGAACTGGTCAAGCCCACCCATCTGGCACGCAGAGCGGTTGTTTACGTCCGTCAGTCGACACCGCATCAAGTCATAAGCAATCAAGAGAGCCTACGGCTACAGTACGCGCTCCGCGAGCGCGCTCGTGAACTTGGCTGGCATGAAGCCGATATTGACGTTATCGATGCCGATCTCGGCATCAGTGGGGCCTCTACGACCGGCAGGAACGGCTTTAAGGAACTCGTCGGACGGGTTGGTCTGAGTGAGATCGGTTTGATCCTGTCGATCGACGTGACCCGACTTGCTCGCAACTGTTCGGATTGGTATCCGCTGCTTGATATCTGCGGCCTGCGCGGCTGCCTCATTGCCGATCGCGATGGCGTCTATGATCCCGGCAGCGCCAATGGTCGTTTGCTTCTCGGTCTGAAGGGAACCATCTCAGAGCTTGAGCTGCATACAATCCGGAGCCGTTTGACCGCAGGTCTGCTTGCCAAGGCTGAGCGCGGCGAGCTTGCCCTCATGCTGCCGGTTGGTTTGGTGCGCGATGCGAGCGGGGTGGTCGTAAAAGATCCTGATCTAGGTGTTCAGGAACGGCTGGAGCTTGTGTTCCGGACATTCCTGAAGTTCCGGACCGTCGCCAAGGTCATGCGCGTCCTAAATGATCGGGACCTTCCCCTGCCGCGCCGCGACCGGTTTGGCGAACTACGCTGGGCGCGAGCAACGGTCTCGGCGGTGGCCCGGATCTTGAAGAATCCCGCCTACGCCGGTGCCTTCGTTTATGGACGGACCCGCTTTCGCGCCGCCGGGCGTGACGGCGGTTCAGAGGCGAAAACACCCAAGGATATTAAAGACTGGCGGATCATCGTGAAGGATCGCTACCCCCACTACATCGACTGGTCAACCTATGAGAAGATCCGCGATATTGTGCGAGACAACAGAGCCGAATACATGCGTGCCAAAACCAGGGGAGCTCCCCGTGATGGCGAATTGCTGTTGCACGGCATCGCCTGGTGCGGGCGATGTGGCTACAAGATGTACGTCCGCTATAAAGGTGGCGGAGAGTATGCTTGCAACCACCTGCATTCCCACTCTGGCCTGCCGGACTGCCAGCGTGTCCGTGCGGCTCAGATCGATGCAGCTGTGGCGGACGCTTTCCTGGCCGCGTTGGCGCCTGGGGAGCTTGACGCGCTAGCGCGGGCTCGGCAGGCACAACAGCAGGTCAACAAGGCCTTGCGCGCTGGCGCTGAACGGGAGCTTGAGCGCAAGCGCTACGCCGCGGCGCTGGCAGAACGCCAGTTCAATCGCGTTGACCCTGATAATCGTCTGGTCGCCTCCGAACTCGAGCGTCGATGGGAAGCAGCGTTGAGCGAACTTCGCGCTGCTGAAGATGCCGTTGCCCAACGAGCATCGACTGAACCCGCCAAGCGCAGTGGGTTTAGCAAAGACCTCAACAACAAGGTCGTTGCGTTATTCGATAGCCTTCCCCAAATCTGGGCCAACGATGCGACGACCGACGCTCATCGCAAGGCACTATTGCGGTGCCTTGTCGAAAAAGTCGTACTTGACCGCGGTGAGCGCGACGTTGCTTTGGCGAGGATCGTGTGGCGTGGCGGCGCCGTGACTGATCTCCACGTCAAAATGAAAGTCAATTCCGTCGCCAAGCTCACGCGCGGTGAAGAACTGCGCGCGCGTCTGCTGGAGCTCGCTCTGACGGGCGTGCCCGACGATCAAATCGCTGAAATACTGACGCGCGAAGGACACCATTCACCCAATTGCGAAGACAAGGTTTTGCCGATCACAGTGCAACGCCTCCGCCTTGCAGCGGGCATCAAGGCAAAGGCGCAGCGCAACAGATGGACACACGAACCTACTTTGCTCAGCGCCGTACAACTGGCCGCCAGGCTCGATATTCCTGTCAATTGGATTTACGTCCAAATCAGGCGGAAGCGCCTGCTCATCGACCAGCAGTCAACCGGAGCATATTTGTTCCAAAATTCCCCAGCGATCGTCAACGCGGTTCGCGACCTTCGTAACCGCACCATTAATCACCTCGATCTGAGAATCATTCAGCCTCACCAGGAGGGGCATCAAAATGCGTAG
- the tnpB gene encoding IS66 family insertion sequence element accessory protein TnpB (TnpB, as the term is used for proteins encoded by IS66 family insertion elements, is considered an accessory protein, since TnpC, encoded by a neighboring gene, is a DDE family transposase.) — MFRLGADLKVYLHREPIDFRAGINSLAVLVQETMALDPFAPAVFAFCNRRRDRMKLLFFDRSGFVLVLKRLTEDKFRWPRREVPVVLLTTEQLHWILDYAF; from the coding sequence ATGTTCAGACTGGGCGCTGATCTCAAGGTCTACCTGCATCGCGAACCAATCGACTTCCGGGCTGGCATCAACAGTCTTGCGGTTCTGGTCCAGGAGACGATGGCGCTGGACCCGTTTGCTCCTGCGGTATTTGCCTTCTGCAATCGCCGTCGAGACCGGATGAAGCTGCTGTTCTTCGATCGGTCGGGCTTTGTGTTGGTCCTGAAGCGGTTGACTGAGGACAAGTTCAGATGGCCCCGCCGCGAGGTGCCGGTGGTTTTGCTGACGACTGAGCAACTGCACTGGATTCTCGACTACGCATTTTGA
- a CDS encoding efflux transporter outer membrane subunit — MHSLRLAAAVLPLLLSSCMLGPDHAPPETPLPAKFSEGAKQSAGDVAVSAWWNSFSDRTINQYVASGLDENLSVQQALERINAAAADVTIAGAGGLPNLDFGTSHKTSGEIGKARDVTSTQNISSGQLSLTSLLDVFGQYQRSTESALASLDSAHAVVDVAKLALIKDLVSSYIDARYYQQRVSISRANLKSRQETYDLTNFQLEAGAASRLDVLQAEGLVQSTIAEIPSLELNFRVSAHRIATLLALPSETVVKQLQKSEGQPVYRGEINAGIPADLIRNRPDIRQAERDLAAATAKIGVAEAQLYPAITLSGSITPCYINQRGRHGGISKWSFGPSLDLPILDGGRLRANVETSKSDAAAAYISWKSTVLTAVQEVEDALTAVPRDVRTVNSRRRQVETIEETLKLSTASYKDGASSLLDVLDAQRQVSSAQASLAAAIQQLAKDHVRLNVAIGGGFAAPKVASPKVEASTVVAADANVQSAHTQ; from the coding sequence ATGCATTCGCTCCGTCTAGCCGCTGCGGTGTTGCCGCTGCTTTTGTCATCTTGCATGCTCGGGCCCGACCATGCACCGCCGGAAACGCCTTTACCGGCGAAGTTCTCCGAGGGTGCAAAACAGAGCGCCGGCGATGTTGCGGTGTCGGCGTGGTGGAATTCCTTTTCAGATCGTACGATCAACCAGTACGTTGCCTCCGGCCTGGATGAGAACCTCAGTGTTCAGCAGGCGCTCGAAAGGATTAATGCCGCCGCCGCGGACGTCACCATCGCTGGCGCCGGGGGCCTTCCCAACCTCGATTTTGGGACATCACACAAGACAAGCGGCGAGATCGGCAAAGCGCGAGATGTCACGAGCACCCAGAATATCTCCAGCGGGCAACTATCGTTGACCTCGCTGCTGGACGTATTCGGCCAGTACCAGCGCAGCACCGAAAGCGCACTGGCTTCTCTTGATTCTGCGCATGCGGTTGTCGACGTCGCAAAGCTGGCTCTAATTAAAGATCTGGTTTCCTCCTACATCGACGCCCGGTACTACCAGCAGCGCGTCTCGATTTCCCGAGCGAACCTGAAGTCGCGCCAGGAGACCTACGATCTCACGAATTTTCAACTCGAAGCGGGAGCGGCTTCCCGGCTGGATGTCTTGCAGGCCGAAGGACTTGTCCAATCGACGATTGCCGAAATACCAAGTCTGGAACTGAATTTCCGCGTGTCGGCTCATCGCATTGCGACCCTCCTCGCCTTGCCATCGGAAACGGTGGTCAAGCAACTGCAGAAAAGCGAAGGGCAGCCGGTCTATCGCGGAGAGATCAATGCCGGCATTCCCGCCGATCTTATTCGCAATCGACCCGATATTCGCCAGGCTGAGCGGGATCTCGCCGCCGCGACTGCAAAGATCGGCGTGGCGGAAGCACAGCTTTATCCCGCGATAACGCTCTCCGGCTCGATCACCCCTTGCTATATCAATCAGCGTGGCCGTCACGGGGGTATCTCGAAATGGTCCTTCGGGCCGAGCCTTGACCTACCGATTCTGGACGGCGGCCGTTTGCGGGCAAACGTCGAGACTTCTAAATCGGACGCCGCAGCGGCCTACATAAGCTGGAAATCAACCGTCCTGACAGCTGTGCAGGAAGTCGAGGACGCTTTGACAGCCGTCCCACGCGACGTTCGCACAGTAAACTCACGTCGCAGGCAAGTAGAAACGATCGAAGAAACACTGAAGCTTTCGACGGCCTCGTACAAGGATGGCGCCTCGTCTCTCCTCGATGTTCTCGACGCGCAAAGGCAGGTGTCCAGCGCTCAGGCGAGCCTCGCCGCGGCGATCCAACAACTGGCCAAGGATCACGTGAGGTTGAATGTAGCAATCGGCGGTGGATTTGCGGCTCCCAAAGTCGCGTCGCCCAAGGTGGAGGCCTCGACGGTTGTCGCCGCAGATGCAAACGTCCAGTCCGCGCATACGCAATAG
- a CDS encoding NAD(P)H-dependent oxidoreductase, producing the protein MQSNPNLLAICASLKPAPGRTEPSACREILRAATIYLSRVVPNIESLDLRDATLPRFEGLAPAHHYDPAVMQVHQRIRAASGLIFSIPAYWGGVGGAFKTFVELVCGPSYENASSSPFQGKPAVALLVGSDAFSTQSAISQLDSIFEAIGAHLTSELVVVPNPAATGASDAAIRALIGASAQLAQHIIKVKEGA; encoded by the coding sequence ATGCAAAGCAATCCTAACCTATTGGCGATTTGCGCATCGTTGAAACCGGCGCCGGGCCGAACGGAACCATCGGCTTGCCGGGAAATATTGAGAGCCGCGACCATCTATCTCTCCCGTGTCGTCCCCAATATCGAGAGCTTGGATTTACGCGATGCGACATTGCCCCGTTTCGAGGGCTTGGCCCCCGCACATCACTATGATCCGGCGGTCATGCAGGTTCACCAACGCATCCGCGCGGCGTCTGGATTGATCTTCTCCATTCCCGCTTATTGGGGCGGCGTCGGCGGTGCTTTCAAGACATTTGTCGAGCTCGTCTGCGGACCAAGCTACGAAAATGCATCATCCTCTCCCTTTCAAGGCAAACCGGCGGTTGCTCTGCTTGTCGGGTCCGACGCCTTCTCAACGCAAAGCGCAATCTCGCAGCTGGATAGTATCTTCGAGGCGATCGGCGCGCATCTGACCTCCGAGCTTGTCGTTGTGCCCAATCCGGCAGCGACGGGTGCGTCGGATGCGGCGATTCGTGCGCTAATCGGCGCATCCGCCCAGCTCGCGCAGCACATCATCAAAGTGAAAGAGGGTGCATGA
- a CDS encoding IS3 family transposase (programmed frameshift), translated as MKKQEAGAKAADLCRKHGISEATFYNWKAKYGGMEVSEAKRLKALEDENTRLKKLLAEQMLDAAALRELLGKKMVGPAAKREAVTHLKAVMGLSERRACQIVSADRKTIRYRSNRPPEVDLRAKLRDLANERRRFGYRRLFILLRRDGEPSGVNRIYRLYREEGLSVRKRKARRRAVGTRAPILVEAKANARWSLDFVHDQFACGRRFRVLNVVDDVTRECLAAIPDTSISGRRVARELTRLIERRGKPDMIVSDNGTEFTSNAILAWSKDHKVEWHYIAPGKPMQNGYVESFNGRMRDELLNESLFFGLDHARSAIAEWAEDYNHFRPHSSLGYQTPADYAGTIAATGSNAAQDESFAFPPVAHTAPFGVFKAAEALTAAG; from the exons ATGAAGAAGCAGGAGGCTGGCGCGAAGGCGGCCGACCTCTGCCGCAAGCACGGGATTTCAGAAGCAACGTTTTATAACTGGAAGGCCAAATACGGCGGCATGGAAGTCTCCGAGGCGAAGCGGCTGAAGGCGCTTGAGGACGAGAATACCAGGCTAAAGAAGTTGCTGGCCGAGCAGATGCTGGATGCGGCCGCACTCCGCGAGCTTCTTG GCAAAAAAATGGTAGGGCCTGCCGCCAAGCGTGAAGCCGTCACGCATCTGAAGGCCGTCATGGGTCTTTCGGAACGGCGGGCCTGCCAGATCGTATCCGCCGACCGCAAGACGATCCGTTATCGGTCCAATCGACCGCCGGAGGTCGATCTGCGAGCGAAGCTGCGTGACCTCGCTAATGAGCGACGACGTTTCGGCTACCGGCGGCTATTCATCCTGCTTCGGCGAGACGGAGAGCCGTCCGGGGTCAATCGCATATACCGTCTTTATCGCGAGGAAGGGCTTTCCGTTCGCAAGCGAAAGGCCCGTCGGCGTGCTGTCGGCACGCGTGCGCCGATCCTGGTCGAAGCGAAGGCCAATGCCCGCTGGTCGCTGGATTTCGTGCATGACCAGTTTGCCTGCGGTAGACGCTTCCGGGTGCTAAACGTTGTCGATGACGTGACGCGCGAATGCCTGGCGGCAATCCCCGACACGTCGATCTCCGGTCGCCGTGTTGCTCGGGAACTGACGAGGCTGATCGAACGACGCGGCAAGCCTGACATGATTGTCTCCGACAACGGCACCGAATTCACCTCGAATGCCATTCTTGCCTGGTCGAAGGATCACAAGGTCGAGTGGCACTACATCGCGCCGGGAAAGCCAATGCAGAACGGCTATGTCGAGAGTTTCAACGGTCGCATGCGCGACGAGTTGCTCAACGAGAGCCTCTTCTTCGGCCTCGATCATGCCCGCAGCGCCATCGCTGAATGGGCTGAGGATTATAACCATTTCCGGCCGCACTCATCGCTCGGATATCAGACCCCGGCAGACTATGCCGGGACCATCGCCGCAACCGGCTCCAACGCTGCGCAAGATGAAAGCTTCGCGTTTCCGCCGGTTGCTCACACCGCGCCATTTGGCGTATTCAAAGCCGCCGAGGCTCTAACCGCCGCTGGATGA